The sequence TTTATGGCTTTCCGGCCCCTCTTCCCGTTCCGATTGCCGGGCGCGAAATTTTTTCAATTCTCTGATCACGATCGGCCCCAAGGCCAAGCCGATAACAAGGCTGACAACAAATCCCATGATGAGGGTACTTAACATTCACATTACTTCCTTTCAAAATACGTCAATATCTTTTCCATGGCAAAGCCGCGGGATCCTTTAAGCAAAACCGTATCTCCCGGCAGTAATACCGACTTCAGCATGGCTGCGGCTTCGTCGTGATTTGCCGTAATCCAGACATTGACCATTCCTTCCTTTTTGGCTTCATCGGCAATAAAAGCGGCTTCATCGCCCAAGACAATAAGGGCATCAATCGACGCAGCGGCTATTTGCCTGCCGACAGTCCGATGTTCCCGTTCCGTCCAGCCGCCTAATTCCAACATGCCGCCAAGGACGGCGATCTTCCGTCCCGTCGTCAGCGAGGCAAGCGTGGAAACGGCTTCGCTCATGGAAGCGGGATTGGCGTTATAAGCATCGTTGATAAAGGTGTACGGATCAAGCCGCACTAATTCCAAGCGCATCGGCACGCCGCCATATTCGCTTAATCCTTTACGCATTTGGTGCTCGCTCAAGCCCAAAACCCGTCCGACAGCGACGGCGGCCAAAGCGTTATAAACCGTATACTTGCCGATGACGGGCATCGTTATATCAAACATCAAATCAAAACAACGGCAGCTGAAGCGGAGTCCTTTTTCATTTGCCTCAATGCGGCAGCCTCGGATCACGGCATTACTCAAGACGCCGTAAGTGACGCTCTTGGCGCGACAGATATCGGCCATGGCGGCAACATA comes from Megasphaera vaginalis (ex Bordigoni et al. 2020) and encodes:
- a CDS encoding UDP-N-acetylmuramoyl-tripeptide--D-alanyl-D-alanine ligase, which produces MAAFTIAEVIEATGARLLRRGNRENAFSSIDTDTRTLSPGSLFVALQGDTFDGHRFIAAALEGGAAGVLVARETEKYGDCTVFLVTDTLKAYQDLARFHRRRFAIPVIAVTGSVGKTSTRSIIATVLAQKYNVLQTEKNFNNEIGLPKTLLNLTEDHGVCVVEMGMRGLGQIAELAAIAEPTIGVVTNVGKSHIELLGSQENIAKAKAELVAALPSDGVAVLNQDDRYVAAMADICRAKSVTYGVLSNAVIRGCRIEANEKGLRFSCRCFDLMFDITMPVIGKYTVYNALAAVAVGRVLGLSEHQMRKGLSEYGGVPMRLELVRLDPYTFINDAYNANPASMSEAVSTLASLTTGRKIAVLGGMLELGGWTEREHRTVGRQIAAASIDALIVLGDEAAFIADEAKKEGMVNVWITANHDEAAAMLKSVLLPGDTVLLKGSRGFAMEKILTYFERK